The Procambarus clarkii isolate CNS0578487 chromosome 39, FALCON_Pclarkii_2.0, whole genome shotgun sequence genome window below encodes:
- the LOC123760525 gene encoding testis-specific gene A8 protein-like, translated as MLATRREARSLAPEASAGQLAPEASAGQLAPEASAGQLAPQASADQLAPEASASQLAPQASADQLAPEASAGQLAPQASADQLAPEASAGQLAPQASADQLAPEASADLARRSMNILYTSVGRLGVKEGNDKVQGSNAGQD; from the coding sequence ATGTTGGCGACGAGGAGGGAAGCTCGAAGCCTGGCCCCGGAGGCTTCAGCAGGCCAGCTGGCCCCGGAGGCTTCAGCAGGCCAGCTGGCCCCGGAGGCTTCAGCAGGCCAGCTGGCTCCGCAGGCTTCAGCAGACCAGCTGGCCCCGGAGGCTTCAGCAAGCCAGCTGGCTCCGCAGGCTTCAGCAGACCAGCTGGCCCCGGAGGCTTCAGCAGGCCAGCTGGCTCCGCAGGCTTCAGCAGACCAGCTGGCCCCGGAGGCTTCAGCAGGCCAGCTGGCTCCGCAGGCTTCAGCAGACCAGCTGGCCCCGGAGGCTTCAGCAGACCTGGCCAGGAGGAGTATGAACATACTGTACACGAGTGttggaagacttggagtgaaggaAGGTAACGATAAAGTACAAGGCAGTAACGCTGGCCAGGACTAA